From Salipiger profundus, a single genomic window includes:
- a CDS encoding carbohydrate ABC transporter permease translates to MDNIAGKKSSLTIVTHLAVLALVVIWLIPTVGLLVSSFRDREQISETGWWAAMFPVEQAVRIRPEADGATMDGDYGVLTGNLFSGGSGEVAGFGLIGRDPGAAEPGQTYAWYEVQVTDENGEPDDERIEISYPSDGEPEFPTETEDGLPITPDTAVLQRSLTVAENGDFTYRDEGEISRAPSIYIVTEQPPDFGLQNYRQILTSDGMDRAFINTLTVTVPATVIPILIAAFAAYALAWMEFPGRGWLVAAVVGLLVVPLQLALVPMLKLHQTIGIGQSFLGIWFAHTGFGLPLAVYLLRNYMIGLPRDIIESAKVDGATDFQVFTKIVLPLSFPALASFAIFQFLWTWNDLLVAKVFLPANADSWVMTVKIADDLLGSRGGDWGILAAAAFVSIAVPLLVFFAMQKYLVRGLLAGSVK, encoded by the coding sequence ATGGACAATATTGCCGGGAAGAAATCCTCGCTGACCATCGTCACCCATCTTGCGGTGCTGGCGCTGGTGGTGATCTGGCTGATCCCCACCGTTGGACTTCTGGTCTCGTCCTTCCGCGACCGCGAGCAGATCTCGGAAACCGGCTGGTGGGCCGCGATGTTCCCGGTCGAGCAGGCGGTGCGTATCCGCCCCGAGGCAGACGGCGCCACGATGGACGGCGACTACGGCGTGCTCACCGGCAACCTCTTCTCGGGCGGCTCGGGCGAGGTGGCGGGCTTCGGCCTCATCGGGCGCGACCCCGGCGCCGCCGAACCGGGCCAGACCTATGCCTGGTACGAGGTGCAGGTCACCGACGAGAACGGCGAACCCGATGACGAGCGCATCGAGATTTCCTACCCGTCCGACGGCGAACCGGAGTTCCCGACAGAGACCGAGGACGGTCTGCCGATCACCCCCGATACCGCCGTGCTGCAGCGCTCGCTCACCGTGGCCGAGAACGGCGATTTCACCTATCGCGACGAGGGCGAGATCAGCCGCGCGCCGTCGATCTACATCGTGACCGAGCAGCCGCCCGACTTCGGCCTGCAGAACTACCGGCAGATCCTGACCTCGGACGGGATGGACCGGGCCTTCATCAACACGCTCACGGTGACGGTGCCGGCGACGGTCATCCCGATCCTGATCGCGGCCTTCGCGGCCTACGCGCTGGCATGGATGGAGTTCCCCGGCCGCGGCTGGCTGGTCGCCGCCGTGGTGGGCCTGCTGGTCGTGCCGCTGCAGCTCGCGCTGGTGCCGATGCTGAAGCTGCACCAGACCATCGGCATCGGGCAGAGCTTTCTCGGCATCTGGTTCGCGCATACCGGCTTCGGCCTGCCGCTCGCGGTCTACCTGTTGCGCAACTACATGATCGGCCTGCCGCGTGACATCATCGAAAGCGCCAAGGTCGACGGGGCCACCGACTTCCAGGTCTTCACCAAGATCGTCCTGCCGCTGTCGTTCCCGGCGCTTGCCTCCTTCGCCATCTTCCAGTTCCTCTGGACCTGGAACGACCTGCTCGTCGCCAAGGTCTTCCTCCCGGCCAATGCCGACAGCTGGGTGATGACGGTCAAGATCGCCGACGACCTTCTCGGCTCGCGCGGTGGCGACTGGGGCATCCTCGCGGCGGCGGCCTTCGTGTCGATCGCGGTGCCGCTGCTGGTCTTCTTCGCAATGCAGAAATACCTCGTGCGCGGCCTGCTGGCCGGCTCGGTAAAGTAA
- a CDS encoding GH1 family beta-glucosidase, which yields MLLSRKDFPEDFIFGTATSSYQIEGHSFGGAGRTHWDDFADTPGNVVRAENGDIACDHYHRYAEDLDLVANAGFDAYRFSISWARVLPEGRGAVNAEGLDFYDRLVDAMLERGLSPYATLYHWELPSALADLGGWRNRDIAQWFGDFTEVAMKRIGDRVDTVAPINEPWCVAWLSHFLGGQAPGIRDIRAAARAMHHVLLAHGRATEVMRGLGMNGLGGVFNLEWAHPADDSEGARAAAARYDGLYNRWFMGGVFRGEYPEIVLEGLEPHLPANWQDDMPLISQPLDWCGINYYTRKVLAPGTGPWPAIDEVRGILPKTYMDWEIYPEGLLQFLERTATEYTGELPIYVTENGMASHDDPVAGEVEDPHRIAYIESHLAEVRRAIARGVPVKGYFLWSLLDNYEWSFGYDKRFGLVHVDFDTLARTPKASYHALQQALTESKA from the coding sequence ATGCTCCTGTCACGCAAGGATTTTCCCGAAGATTTCATCTTCGGAACAGCCACCTCGAGCTACCAGATCGAAGGCCATTCCTTCGGCGGCGCCGGCCGCACCCACTGGGACGACTTCGCCGACACGCCCGGCAACGTCGTGCGCGCCGAGAACGGCGACATCGCCTGCGACCACTATCACCGCTACGCCGAGGATCTCGACCTCGTGGCGAACGCGGGCTTCGACGCCTACCGCTTCTCGATCTCCTGGGCCCGCGTGCTGCCCGAGGGGCGCGGTGCAGTGAATGCCGAAGGGCTCGACTTCTACGACCGGCTCGTCGACGCGATGCTCGAACGCGGGCTGTCCCCCTATGCCACGCTCTACCACTGGGAGTTGCCCTCGGCGCTCGCCGACCTCGGGGGCTGGCGCAACCGCGACATCGCGCAATGGTTCGGGGACTTCACCGAGGTCGCCATGAAACGGATCGGCGACCGCGTGGATACCGTCGCGCCGATCAACGAGCCGTGGTGCGTGGCATGGCTGTCGCATTTCCTCGGCGGGCAGGCGCCGGGCATCCGTGACATCCGCGCCGCCGCCCGGGCGATGCACCACGTGCTGCTTGCCCACGGCCGCGCGACCGAGGTCATGCGCGGGCTCGGGATGAATGGGCTCGGCGGGGTCTTCAACCTCGAATGGGCCCATCCCGCCGACGACAGCGAGGGTGCCCGCGCCGCGGCCGCCCGCTACGATGGTCTCTACAACCGCTGGTTCATGGGCGGCGTCTTTCGCGGCGAATACCCCGAGATCGTGCTCGAGGGGCTCGAGCCGCACCTGCCCGCGAACTGGCAGGACGACATGCCGCTCATCTCGCAGCCGCTCGACTGGTGCGGGATCAACTACTACACGCGCAAGGTGCTTGCCCCCGGCACGGGCCCGTGGCCCGCGATCGACGAGGTGCGCGGCATCCTGCCCAAGACCTACATGGACTGGGAAATCTACCCCGAGGGGCTGTTGCAGTTCCTCGAACGCACGGCGACCGAATACACCGGCGAGCTGCCGATCTACGTCACCGAGAACGGCATGGCCTCGCATGACGATCCGGTCGCCGGCGAGGTCGAGGACCCGCACCGCATCGCCTACATCGAATCCCATCTCGCCGAGGTGCGCCGCGCCATCGCCCGCGGTGTTCCGGTGAAGGGCTATTTCCTCTGGTCGCTGCTCGACAACTACGAATGGAGCTTCGGATACGACAAGCGCTTCGGGCTTGTTCATGTCGATTTCGACACGCTTGCGCGCACGCCGAAAGCCTCCTACCACGCTCTCCAACAAGCGTTGACGGAGAGCAAGGCATGA
- a CDS encoding ABC transporter substrate-binding protein, whose amino-acid sequence MTFRTKRHILCGTAALALTAGAVQAQDMPFPVGEGGFHWDGYNSFAESHDLSGETIEITGPWTGYEKDKVDIMFRYFEEATGAEVNYSGSDSFEQDIVISARAGTAPNLAVFPQPGLAADMAKQGYLTPLPDGTSDWIAENYAAGVSWVDLATYEGEDGEEHLYGQFYRVDLKSLVWYSPIAFDEMGYEIPESMEELKELTEQIVDDGGTPWCIGLGSGAATGWPATDWVEDLMLRTQEPQVYDQWVSNEIPFDDPAVVGAIDEFGWFVRNDDFVQGGAQSAATTDFRDSPSGLFSVPPECYMHRQASFIPAFFPEDAELGDNVDFFYFPAYEDKDLGKPVLGAGTLFSITNPSEATNVMLEWLKLPIAHELWMAQDGFLTAHAGVNLDVYATDAQRAMGEIISEATTFRYDASDLMPAEIGAGAFWTGMVDYVTGTPAEQVAETVQSRWDTLQ is encoded by the coding sequence ATGACATTTCGCACCAAGCGCCACATTCTTTGCGGCACGGCGGCGCTCGCGCTGACGGCCGGGGCGGTCCAGGCACAGGACATGCCGTTCCCGGTGGGCGAGGGCGGCTTTCACTGGGACGGCTACAACAGCTTCGCGGAAAGCCACGACCTGAGCGGTGAGACCATCGAGATCACCGGCCCGTGGACCGGCTACGAGAAGGACAAGGTGGACATCATGTTCCGCTACTTCGAGGAGGCCACCGGCGCCGAGGTGAACTATTCCGGTTCCGACAGCTTCGAGCAGGACATCGTGATCTCGGCCCGTGCGGGCACGGCCCCCAACCTCGCGGTGTTCCCGCAGCCGGGGCTGGCCGCCGACATGGCGAAACAGGGTTACCTGACACCGCTGCCGGATGGCACCTCCGACTGGATTGCCGAGAACTACGCCGCCGGCGTCAGCTGGGTCGACCTCGCCACCTACGAGGGCGAGGACGGCGAAGAGCATCTCTACGGCCAGTTCTACCGCGTCGACCTCAAGTCGCTGGTCTGGTATTCGCCGATCGCCTTCGACGAGATGGGCTACGAGATCCCCGAGAGCATGGAAGAGCTCAAGGAACTGACCGAGCAGATCGTCGACGACGGCGGCACGCCGTGGTGCATCGGTCTCGGCTCGGGCGCGGCGACCGGCTGGCCCGCGACCGACTGGGTCGAGGATCTCATGCTGCGCACGCAGGAGCCGCAGGTCTACGACCAGTGGGTGAGCAACGAGATCCCCTTCGACGATCCGGCCGTGGTCGGCGCCATCGATGAATTCGGCTGGTTCGTGCGCAACGACGATTTCGTGCAGGGTGGCGCGCAATCGGCCGCGACGACGGATTTCCGCGACAGCCCCTCGGGCCTCTTCAGCGTTCCGCCGGAGTGCTACATGCACCGTCAGGCAAGCTTCATCCCGGCCTTCTTCCCGGAGGATGCCGAGCTTGGCGACAACGTCGACTTCTTCTACTTCCCGGCCTACGAGGACAAGGATCTCGGCAAGCCGGTGCTTGGTGCGGGCACGCTGTTCTCGATCACCAACCCGTCGGAGGCCACCAACGTCATGCTCGAGTGGCTGAAACTGCCGATCGCGCATGAGCTGTGGATGGCACAGGACGGCTTCCTCACCGCGCATGCAGGCGTCAATCTCGATGTCTACGCCACCGACGCGCAGCGCGCGATGGGCGAGATCATCAGCGAGGCAACGACCTTCCGCTACGATGCCTCGGACCTGATGCCCGCCGAGATCGGCGCGGGCGCCTTCTGGACCGGCATGGTCGACTACGTCACCGGCACCCCGGCCGAGCAGGTTGCCGAGACCGTTCAGAGCCGCTGGGACACGCTCCAGTAA
- a CDS encoding carbohydrate ABC transporter permease has translation MSPILQGILTIIIGVGGCVGYFFLSNLILDRFIFPPRSNDQGRNIARATAVRPWLFLLPAMLALGLYLVYPVIGSFIRSLYNRSGNTFIGLDNYIQMFGEHGFRVALFNNFLWILFVPAAATFFGLLVAQLTDRLNWGSIAKSLIFMPMAISFVGASLIWKFVYANDPDIGIINAIRDYFGAQPIDPMQIPFWNNFFIMLIMVWMQTGFAMVILSAALRGIPDETVEAAIIDGANPFQLFFRIKVPQIAGTIVVVWTTITFLTLKIFDIVYTMTGGNFDTEILPSYMMDYMFRDDGRATAVAFVIMLIVTPVMIYNIRQAKREV, from the coding sequence ATGTCACCGATCCTTCAGGGCATCCTGACCATCATCATCGGGGTCGGCGGGTGCGTGGGGTATTTCTTCCTCTCGAACCTCATTCTCGACCGCTTCATCTTCCCGCCGCGCAGCAATGACCAGGGCCGCAACATCGCCCGGGCGACCGCCGTGCGGCCGTGGCTGTTCCTGCTGCCGGCGATGCTGGCGCTCGGTCTCTACCTCGTCTACCCGGTGATCGGCAGCTTCATCCGGTCGCTCTACAACCGGTCCGGCAACACCTTCATCGGGCTCGACAACTACATTCAAATGTTCGGCGAGCATGGCTTTCGCGTGGCGCTGTTCAACAACTTCCTCTGGATCCTCTTCGTGCCCGCCGCGGCGACCTTCTTCGGCCTGCTGGTGGCGCAGCTCACCGACCGGCTGAACTGGGGCAGCATCGCCAAGTCGCTGATATTCATGCCGATGGCGATCAGCTTCGTCGGCGCCTCGCTGATCTGGAAATTCGTCTACGCCAACGACCCCGACATCGGCATCATCAACGCGATCCGGGACTACTTCGGCGCGCAGCCAATCGACCCGATGCAGATTCCGTTCTGGAACAACTTCTTCATCATGCTGATCATGGTCTGGATGCAGACCGGCTTTGCCATGGTGATCCTGTCGGCGGCGCTGCGCGGCATTCCCGACGAGACGGTCGAGGCCGCGATCATCGACGGCGCCAACCCGTTCCAGCTGTTCTTCCGCATCAAGGTGCCGCAGATCGCGGGCACCATCGTGGTGGTCTGGACCACGATCACCTTCCTGACGCTGAAGATCTTCGACATCGTCTACACGATGACCGGCGGCAACTTCGACACCGAGATCCTGCCCAGCTACATGATGGACTACATGTTCCGGGACGACGGGCGGGCCACCGCCGTGGCCTTCGTCATCATGCTGATCGTGACCCCGGTGATGATCTACAACATTCGCCAGGCGAAGCGGGAGGTCTGA
- a CDS encoding glycogen/starch/alpha-glucan phosphorylase translates to MIQMKTPPLRDAILRHLTYSFGKDPEHAILEDWRMALSYAVRDRIVDAWFKATGTTYDTGAKRVYYLSMEFLIGRLLEDGIVNLELVDEAKSALAEFSKDYHEVLADEPDAALGNGGLGRLAACFLESLSTIGCPAHGYGIRYEHGLFRQSFVDGRQIEQPELWLSQRHAWEFERPEVRYRIGFGGHVTNHGETVRWHPAEEVEAEAFDTPIVGWKGRWANTLRLWSGRAIHPFDLDAFNHGDYARAAAPEALARTISRVLYPDDTTEQGKELRLKQEYFLTGAALRDILRRFDNQFGDIRKLPEKVAIQLNDTHPAIAGPELVRILHDERGLPFDDAVEIARGTLSYTNHTLLPEALESWDESLFGRLLPRHIQLIDQIDYTHAQKNPSRTQSMRADHQVKMGQLSFVMAHHVNGVSALHTELMKTTVFEELHRLHPDRIVNETNGVTPRRWLLACNPALAGLITESIGESWVDDLEQLERLEPHIQDSAWLDRYAQVKRENKVELSNWMGQTYGLHADPDMLFDVQIKRMHEYKRQHLNILEAIAHWQEIRENPDAGWTPRLKLFAGKAAPGYFFAKDIIRLINDAATVINADPVTNKYLKIAFLPNYNVTLAERLVPAADLSEQISTAGKEASGTGNMKFALNGAPTVGTLDGANVEIREHVGAENFFLFGMTAEEVMERRTVESHARKAIEADPRLAAALKAVREGRFSPSEPDRYRGIADNLEGADYFLVCSDFTDYWRAQREVDAAFKDTQGWARMAAFNTARSGWFSSDRTIRGYMHDIWNAKSLLQG, encoded by the coding sequence ATGATCCAGATGAAAACACCGCCTCTTCGCGACGCCATTCTGCGCCATCTGACCTACTCCTTCGGCAAGGATCCGGAGCATGCCATTCTCGAGGACTGGCGCATGGCGCTGTCCTACGCCGTTCGCGACCGGATCGTCGACGCGTGGTTCAAGGCGACCGGCACGACCTATGACACCGGCGCGAAGCGCGTTTACTACCTGTCGATGGAGTTCCTGATCGGGCGCCTGCTCGAGGACGGTATCGTCAACCTCGAGCTGGTGGACGAGGCGAAATCCGCGCTGGCTGAATTCTCGAAGGACTACCACGAGGTGCTCGCCGACGAACCCGACGCGGCGCTGGGCAACGGCGGACTGGGCAGGCTTGCCGCCTGCTTCCTCGAAAGCTTGTCGACCATCGGCTGCCCCGCGCACGGCTACGGCATCCGCTATGAACACGGCCTGTTCCGGCAGAGCTTCGTCGACGGCCGGCAGATCGAGCAGCCCGAGCTCTGGCTTAGCCAGCGCCACGCGTGGGAATTTGAACGCCCCGAGGTGCGCTACCGCATCGGCTTCGGCGGCCATGTGACCAATCACGGCGAGACGGTGCGCTGGCATCCCGCCGAAGAGGTCGAGGCCGAGGCATTCGACACGCCGATCGTCGGCTGGAAGGGCCGCTGGGCCAATACGCTGCGGCTCTGGTCCGGCCGGGCGATCCACCCGTTCGACCTCGACGCCTTCAATCACGGCGATTACGCCCGTGCGGCCGCGCCGGAGGCGCTGGCGCGGACGATCAGCCGCGTGCTTTACCCCGACGATACCACGGAGCAGGGCAAGGAGCTGCGGCTCAAGCAGGAATACTTCCTCACCGGGGCCGCGCTGCGCGACATCCTGCGCCGCTTCGACAACCAGTTCGGAGACATCCGCAAGCTGCCCGAGAAGGTGGCGATCCAGCTCAACGACACCCACCCGGCGATCGCCGGCCCCGAGCTGGTGCGCATCCTGCACGACGAGCGCGGCCTGCCCTTCGATGACGCGGTCGAGATCGCGCGCGGGACGCTGTCCTACACCAACCACACGCTGCTGCCCGAGGCGCTGGAAAGCTGGGACGAGTCTCTCTTCGGCCGGCTTCTGCCGCGCCACATCCAGCTGATCGACCAGATCGACTACACCCACGCCCAGAAGAACCCGAGCCGCACGCAGTCGATGCGCGCCGACCACCAGGTCAAGATGGGCCAGCTGTCCTTCGTGATGGCGCACCACGTGAACGGCGTCTCGGCGCTGCACACCGAGCTGATGAAGACCACCGTCTTCGAGGAGCTGCACCGCCTGCACCCCGACCGCATCGTCAACGAGACGAACGGCGTCACGCCGCGCCGCTGGCTGCTGGCCTGCAACCCCGCCCTCGCAGGGCTCATCACCGAGTCCATCGGCGAGAGCTGGGTGGACGACCTCGAGCAGCTCGAGCGGCTCGAGCCGCACATCCAGGACAGCGCGTGGCTCGACCGCTACGCGCAGGTGAAGCGCGAGAACAAGGTCGAGCTGTCGAACTGGATGGGCCAGACCTACGGGCTGCACGCCGATCCCGATATGCTCTTCGACGTGCAGATCAAGCGGATGCACGAGTACAAGCGCCAGCACCTCAACATCCTCGAGGCGATTGCCCACTGGCAGGAGATCCGCGAGAACCCCGATGCCGGCTGGACGCCGCGTCTCAAGCTTTTCGCCGGCAAGGCCGCGCCGGGCTACTTCTTCGCCAAGGACATCATCCGGCTCATCAACGACGCCGCCACGGTGATCAACGCCGACCCGGTGACCAACAAGTATCTCAAGATTGCCTTCCTGCCGAACTACAACGTGACGCTGGCCGAGCGGCTCGTTCCTGCAGCGGACCTTTCCGAGCAGATCTCCACCGCCGGCAAGGAAGCCTCGGGCACCGGCAACATGAAGTTCGCGCTGAACGGTGCGCCCACCGTCGGTACGCTCGACGGGGCCAACGTCGAGATCCGCGAACACGTCGGCGCCGAGAACTTCTTCCTCTTCGGCATGACAGCCGAGGAAGTCATGGAGCGCCGCACGGTCGAATCCCACGCCCGCAAGGCCATCGAGGCCGACCCGCGCCTTGCCGCCGCGCTCAAGGCCGTGCGCGAGGGCCGCTTCTCGCCCTCCGAGCCCGACCGCTACCGCGGCATCGCCGACAACCTCGAAGGCGCCGACTACTTCCTCGTATGCTCGGACTTCACCGACTACTGGCGCGCACAGCGCGAGGTGGACGCGGCCTTCAAGGACACGCAGGGCTGGGCCCGCATGGCAGCGTTCAACACCGCCCGCTCGGGATGGTTCTCGTCGGACCGCACGATCCGCGGCTACATGCACGATATCTGGAACGCCAAGAGCCTCTTGCAAGGCTGA
- a CDS encoding LacI family DNA-binding transcriptional regulator — protein sequence MNLKMLAAHLGLSQTTVSRALNGYPEVSEATRQRVVEAAQRLNYAPNQRAKGLATGRAMAIGHVIPVSKRHEMMNPVFGDFVAGASETYLKAGYDMTLSMTGDEDEADNYRRLKAKGHVDGIIVHGPKMADGRIPFLTGLDMPFVVHGRASDLDEPYSWVDMNSARAFRRATAFLLDLGHKRIALLNGLEFMDFAHRRRLGYKDALQERGIACDPALMFSEEMTEPYGYKATTRLLSLPEPPTAILSSSLITAIGVRRAIHEAGLEMGRDVSVITHDDDFSYLSNGRDVPIFTATRSPVREAGRIAAEMLLRQISAPDQPPETHLMEAQLIIGGSTGPAPKQT from the coding sequence ATGAACCTCAAGATGCTCGCCGCACATCTCGGCCTGTCTCAGACCACCGTCAGCCGTGCGCTGAACGGCTACCCCGAGGTGAGCGAAGCCACCCGCCAGCGGGTTGTCGAGGCCGCGCAGCGCCTCAACTATGCCCCCAATCAGCGCGCCAAGGGGCTCGCCACCGGGCGCGCCATGGCCATCGGCCACGTGATTCCCGTGTCCAAGCGGCACGAGATGATGAACCCGGTGTTCGGCGATTTCGTCGCCGGGGCCTCCGAGACCTACCTCAAGGCCGGCTACGACATGACGCTCTCGATGACCGGCGACGAGGACGAGGCCGACAACTACCGCCGTCTCAAGGCCAAGGGGCACGTCGATGGAATCATCGTGCATGGCCCCAAGATGGCCGACGGGCGGATCCCCTTCCTGACGGGGCTCGACATGCCCTTCGTGGTGCATGGTCGGGCGTCGGACCTCGACGAGCCGTATTCCTGGGTCGACATGAACAGTGCGCGGGCGTTCCGGCGCGCCACGGCCTTCCTGCTCGATCTCGGGCATAAGCGCATCGCGTTGCTCAACGGCCTCGAGTTCATGGACTTCGCCCACCGAAGGCGGCTCGGATACAAGGATGCGCTGCAGGAACGCGGCATCGCGTGCGACCCGGCGCTGATGTTCAGCGAAGAAATGACCGAGCCCTACGGCTACAAGGCGACGACGCGGCTGCTCTCCCTGCCCGAGCCGCCCACAGCGATCCTCTCGTCCTCGCTCATCACCGCGATCGGCGTGCGTCGCGCCATCCACGAGGCCGGTCTCGAGATGGGCCGCGACGTGTCGGTCATCACGCATGACGACGACTTCAGCTACCTCTCGAACGGGCGCGACGTCCCGATCTTCACCGCGACCCGCTCGCCGGTCCGCGAGGCGGGGCGGATCGCGGCCGAGATGTTGCTCCGGCAGATCTCCGCACCCGACCAGCCTCCGGAAACGCACCTCATGGAGGCACAACTGATCATCGGCGGCTCGACCGGGCCCGCCCCGAAACAGACCTAG
- a CDS encoding glucokinase, with amino-acid sequence MSKTVDAVLADIGGTNTRVALARGSKVLEHSVRRYSNADHAGIGDVLRDYLRREDVAPRAACVAMAGPVRDSAGWLTNLAWEVNREILHEATGAETLAVLNDLQAQGHALGHISKDNLTEILPGLEASPQAARLVVGVGTGMNAAPVYRLGDRTLVPPSEAGHATMALRSDDELRLFQYVSRKHDGAGVEHFLSGRGFERIWNWLCDEDGIEDPRDAAEIMQLMEEGHDRAANTVEMFSRLLGRVCGDLALITLPFGGIYLIGGVARHFGPHLLNCGFREGFRDKGRFSVFMDQFPVHLVTDDYAALTGCACHLTEQSQIPG; translated from the coding sequence ATGAGCAAGACGGTGGATGCGGTCCTGGCGGACATCGGCGGCACGAACACCCGCGTCGCCCTGGCGCGCGGGTCCAAGGTGCTCGAACATTCGGTGCGGCGCTACTCCAATGCCGACCATGCCGGCATCGGCGACGTGCTGCGCGACTACCTCAGGCGAGAGGACGTGGCCCCCCGCGCCGCCTGCGTCGCGATGGCGGGCCCGGTGCGCGACAGCGCCGGCTGGCTCACCAACCTCGCGTGGGAGGTCAATCGCGAGATCCTGCACGAGGCCACCGGCGCCGAGACGCTGGCAGTGCTCAACGACCTGCAGGCGCAGGGCCATGCGCTCGGCCACATCTCCAAGGACAACCTCACCGAGATCCTGCCCGGGCTCGAGGCCAGCCCGCAGGCCGCGCGGCTCGTGGTTGGCGTCGGCACGGGCATGAACGCAGCCCCAGTCTACCGGCTCGGTGACCGGACACTGGTTCCGCCGTCCGAAGCTGGCCATGCGACGATGGCGCTGCGCTCGGACGACGAGCTGCGGCTCTTCCAGTACGTCTCGCGCAAGCATGACGGTGCCGGGGTCGAACATTTCCTTTCGGGCCGCGGGTTCGAGCGGATCTGGAACTGGCTCTGCGACGAGGACGGCATCGAGGATCCCCGCGACGCTGCCGAGATCATGCAGCTCATGGAAGAAGGTCATGATCGCGCGGCCAACACCGTGGAGATGTTCTCCCGCCTGCTTGGCCGGGTCTGCGGCGACCTGGCACTGATCACCCTGCCCTTCGGCGGCATCTACCTGATCGGTGGCGTCGCCCGGCATTTCGGCCCGCACCTTCTGAACTGCGGCTTCCGCGAGGGCTTCCGCGACAAGGGCCGCTTCAGCGTGTTCATGGACCAGTTCCCGGTTCATCTTGTCACCGACGACTACGCGGCGCTTACCGGTTGTGCGTGTCACTTAACCGAACAGTCGCAAATCCCGGGGTAG